The following are encoded in a window of Etheostoma cragini isolate CJK2018 chromosome 7, CSU_Ecrag_1.0, whole genome shotgun sequence genomic DNA:
- the epha2b gene encoding ephrin type-A receptor 2 isoform X2 produces the protein MSCRAALTSQSPSQAQERSARGRKVCQMDIFTGVRPLLFSYVLINGIFITLQTKEEVLLDMRATGGELGWLTLPLDQGEKPGWEVTQRTLNGSQFYTYSVCNVGEREQDNWLRTTFIQRRPAASRVFVELQFIVRDCNSFDAISLTCKETFNLFTSESDADVGTTFRKGQFKKVATIAPDEITSKNELRINTETRVVENLSRKGFYLAFQDNGACVALLSTRVYYKTCPATVKSLASFPETVAGGENQALREVSGVCVDNAVSEELPRIYCTVDGEWVVPVGQCQCKPGYEEVKDACQECQPGFFKAVASGDKCEPCPANTQRLGSGALFCPCMDGFYRAPTDPSTGPCSGLPSAPRDLVATTTQLSAGKLLLTWSPPEDTGGRIDITYSIECHRCEGFVCQPCGEKIRYEPASMGLTDTKVSVSELDAHLNYTFVVAAHNGVSMFASQATPRAYRPPSTSALTTSLHYTDPPKITTMRLVERTSTSLSLSWDVSPRLRVPQTQVWPIRYELTFRKKDDNLDVTTYIVLKLEKNFVQISDLSPGTAYLFRVQALSSDGSPGGSSIEEQFETSSEGRLTQNNPAVIFGAAIGGAAMLFVVVVILFLYRRKRNSNSRQGPEDTYFSSSEQLKPLKTYVDPHTYEDPNVAVLKFATEIHPSNVTKQKVIGAGEFGEVYRGILKVPSRKELVVAIKTLKPGYTEKQRQDFLSEASIMGQFSHQNIIRLEGVVTKCKDFFKHAMIVTEYMENGALDRYLKDHDGEFPSFQLVGMLRGIAAGMKYLSDMSYVHRDLAARNILVNNTLECKVSDFGLSRVLEDDPEGTYTTSGGKIPIRWTAPEAIAYRKFTSASDVWSFGIVMWEVMAFGERPYWDMSNHEVMKAINEAFRLPAPMDCPSTVYQLMLQCWLQDRSKRPRFGDIVNLLDKLLRSPDSLKTIADFDPRISIRLPSTSGSDGSPFRSVSEWLESIKMSQYSENFTCAGVVTMDQVLQMKNEDIKNIGVRLPGHLKRIAYSILGLKDQTSTLSVFAV, from the exons ATGAGCTGCAGAGCAGCGCTCACCTCTCAGAGTCCCAGCCAAGCCCAGGAGCGGAGCGCGAGAGGAAGAAAAGTTTGCCAAATGGATATCTTTACTGGAGTCAGacctttattattttcatatgtACTCATTAACGGCATATTCATTACTTTACAGACTAAAGAag AGGTGCTTTTGGACATGAGGGCAACAGGAGGTGAACTGGGCTGGTTGACATTGCCCTTAGATCAGGGTGAAAAACCTGGG TGGGAGGTCACCCAGAGGACCCTGAACGGCTCCCAGTTTTATACCTACTCGGTCTGCAATGTTGGGGAACGTGAGCAGGACAACTGGCTGCGCACCACTTTCATTCAGCGGCGTCCAGCGGCTTCGCGAGTTTTTGTTGAACTCCAGTTCATCGTACGCGATTGCAACTCTTTTGATGCCATTTCGCTGACCTGCAAAGAAACCTTCAACCTCTTCACATCTGAGTCAGACGCCGATGTAGGCACCACCTTCCGCAAGGGCCAGTTTAAGAAAGTGGCCACCATAGCACCCGACGAGATCACCAGCAAAAATGAACTGCGCATCAACACTGAGACACGAGTGGTGGAGAACCTGTCTCGAAAAGGCTTCTATTTGGCTTTTCAAGACAACGGAGCCTGCGTCGCGCTTCTGTCCACCAGGGTCTACTACAAAACTTGCCCAGCCACAGTGAAAAGCCTTGCGTCATTCCCCGAGACTGTGGCCGGAGGTGAGAACCAGGCGCTGAGGGAAGTGAGCGGGGTGTGCGTGGATAACGCCGTCAGCGAGGAGTTGCCCCGCATCTACTGCACTGTGGATGGGGAGTGGGTGGTACCAGTTGGACAGTGCCAGTGCAAACCAGGTTATGAAGAAGTCAAAGATGCATGTCAAG AATGTCAGCCTGGCTTCTTCAAAGCTGTAGCATCCGGTGACAAGTGTGAGCCATGTCCTGCCAACACCCAAAGGCTTGGCTCTGGTGCTTTGTTTTGTCCCTGCATGGATGGCTTCTACCGGGCCCCAACTGACCCATCTACTGGACCCTGCTCAG GCCTCCCCTCTGCCCCACGAGACCTCGTCGCCACCACCACCCAGCTCTCTGCAGGAAAACTCCTCCTCACCTGGAGCCCGCCTGAAGACACCGGAGGTCGAATCGACATCACCTACAGCATTGAATGCCATCGCTGCGAGGGCTTTGTGTGCCAGCCCTGCGGAGAAAAAATCCGCTACGAGCCGGCCAGCATGGGTCTGACCGACACAAAGGTTTCAGTGAGCGAATTGGATGCTCACCTCAACTACACCTTCGTTGTGGCGGCTCACAATGGCGTGTCAATGTTTGCTAGTCAGGCAACACCACGGGCTTATAGACCCCCATCCACCAGCGCTCTAACTACATCACTACACTACACAG ACCCCCCCAAGATAACCACGATGCGACTGGTTGAGAGGACCTCCACCAGCTTGTCCCTTTCCTGGGACGTATCCCCCAGACTACGGGTGCCTCAAACACAAGTCTGGCCCATCCGTTATGAACTTACTTTCCGCAAGAAG GATGATAACCTGGATGTGACTACCTACATTGTGCTGAAACTGGAAAAGAATTTTGTGCAGATCAGCGATCTGTCCCCGGGTACGGCCTACCTGTTCAGGGTGCAGGCCCTCAGCAGCGATGGCAGCCCTGGAGGCTCCAGCATAGAGGAACAGTTTGAGACCTCGTCTGAAG GACGCCTTACTCAAAACAACCCGGCAGTCATTTTCGGCGCAGCAATCGGAGGAGCGGCCATGTTGTTTGTAGTGGTCGTGATCCTGTTCCTATACAGACG GAAAAGGAACTCTAACTCCAGGCAAGGACCAGAGGACACCTACTTTTCCAGCTCAG agCAATTGAAACCTCTGAAAACCTACGTGGATCCACACACATACGAGGACCCCAATGTAGCTGTCCTGAAGTTTGCCACTGAAATCCACCCAAGCAACGTAACCAAACAAAAAGTCATTGGAGCTG GGGAGTTTGGTGAGGTGTACCGTGGCATTTTGAAGGTGCCGTCAAGGAAAGAGTTGGTAGTTGCTATCAAGACGCTGAAGCCAGGCTACACGGAGAAGCAGAGACAGGACTTTCTAAGCGAGGCCTCCATCATGGGCCAATTTTCCCACCAGAACATTATTCGCTTGGAGGGGGTGGTCACCAAATGTAAGGATTTCT tcaaaCATGCCATGATCGTGACTGAATACATGGAGAACGGAGCACTGGACAGGTATCTTAAG GACCACGATGGCGAGTTTCCTTCCTTCCAGCTGGTAGGCATGCTGCGCGGCATCGCTGCAGGCATGAAGTACCTCTCTGACATGAGCTACGTCCACCGTGACCTAGCTGCCCGCAACATCCTGGTCAACAACACCCTGGAGTGTAAAGTGTCAGACTTCGGCCTGTCCCGGGTGCTGGAGGACGATCCTGAGGGGACATACACCACAAGT GGAGGTAAGATCCCTATTCGCTGGACGGCTCCTGAGGCAATAGCATACAGAAAGTTCACCTCAGCCAGCGATGTGTGGAGTTTTGGCATAGTCATGTGGGAGGTCATGGCCTTTGGCGAAAGGCCTTACTGGGATATGAGTAACCATGAG GTGATGAAAGCTATCAACGAGGCTTTTAGGCTGCCTGCGCCGATGGACTGTCCGTCAACTGTTTATCAGTTGATGCTGCAGTGCTGGCTCCAGGATCGCTCTAAGAGGCCGCGCTTTGGAGACATTGTCAACCTGCTGGACAAGCTGCTGCGGAGCCCAGACTCCCTGAAGACCATCGCAGACTTCGACCCACG CATATCCATCCGCCTTCCAAGCACTAGCGGCTCGGACGGTTCCCCCTTCAGGTCGGTGTCTGAGTGGCTGGAGTCCATCAAGATGAGTCAGTACAGTGAGAACTTCACCTGCGCTGGGGTCGTCACCATGGACCAAGTCTTGCAGATGAAGAATGA GGATATTAAGAACATTGGGGTGAGGCTGCCTGGCCATTTGAAAAGAATTGCCTACAGCATCTTGGGTTTAAAGGACCagaccagcaccctgagtgtCTTTGCAGTGTGA
- the epha2b gene encoding ephrin type-A receptor 2 isoform X1, with translation MSCRAALTSQSPSQAQERSARGRKVCQMDIFTGVRPLLFSYVLINGIFITLQTKEEVLLDMRATGGELGWLTLPLDQGEKPGWEVTQRTLNGSQFYTYSVCNVGEREQDNWLRTTFIQRRPAASRVFVELQFIVRDCNSFDAISLTCKETFNLFTSESDADVGTTFRKGQFKKVATIAPDEITSKNELRINTETRVVENLSRKGFYLAFQDNGACVALLSTRVYYKTCPATVKSLASFPETVAGGENQALREVSGVCVDNAVSEELPRIYCTVDGEWVVPVGQCQCKPGYEEVKDACQECQPGFFKAVASGDKCEPCPANTQRLGSGALFCPCMDGFYRAPTDPSTGPCSGLPSAPRDLVATTTQLSAGKLLLTWSPPEDTGGRIDITYSIECHRCEGFVCQPCGEKIRYEPASMGLTDTKVSVSELDAHLNYTFVVAAHNGVSMFASQATPRAYRPPSTSALTTSLHYTDPPKITTMRLVERTSTSLSLSWDVSPRLRVPQTQVWPIRYELTFRKKDDNLDVTTYIVLKLEKNFVQISDLSPGTAYLFRVQALSSDGSPGGSSIEEQFETSSEGRLTQNNPAVIFGAAIGGAAMLFVVVVILFLYRRKRNSNSRQGPEDTYFSSSEQLKPLKTYVDPHTYEDPNVAVLKFATEIHPSNVTKQKVIGAGEFGEVYRGILKVPSRKELVVAIKTLKPGYTEKQRQDFLSEASIMGQFSHQNIIRLEGVVTKCKDFCEFCYFFYFYFLLFTNFLKVFGPVQGQNMFYCVYVCVCVVKHAMIVTEYMENGALDRYLKDHDGEFPSFQLVGMLRGIAAGMKYLSDMSYVHRDLAARNILVNNTLECKVSDFGLSRVLEDDPEGTYTTSGGKIPIRWTAPEAIAYRKFTSASDVWSFGIVMWEVMAFGERPYWDMSNHEVMKAINEAFRLPAPMDCPSTVYQLMLQCWLQDRSKRPRFGDIVNLLDKLLRSPDSLKTIADFDPRISIRLPSTSGSDGSPFRSVSEWLESIKMSQYSENFTCAGVVTMDQVLQMKNEDIKNIGVRLPGHLKRIAYSILGLKDQTSTLSVFAV, from the exons ATGAGCTGCAGAGCAGCGCTCACCTCTCAGAGTCCCAGCCAAGCCCAGGAGCGGAGCGCGAGAGGAAGAAAAGTTTGCCAAATGGATATCTTTACTGGAGTCAGacctttattattttcatatgtACTCATTAACGGCATATTCATTACTTTACAGACTAAAGAag AGGTGCTTTTGGACATGAGGGCAACAGGAGGTGAACTGGGCTGGTTGACATTGCCCTTAGATCAGGGTGAAAAACCTGGG TGGGAGGTCACCCAGAGGACCCTGAACGGCTCCCAGTTTTATACCTACTCGGTCTGCAATGTTGGGGAACGTGAGCAGGACAACTGGCTGCGCACCACTTTCATTCAGCGGCGTCCAGCGGCTTCGCGAGTTTTTGTTGAACTCCAGTTCATCGTACGCGATTGCAACTCTTTTGATGCCATTTCGCTGACCTGCAAAGAAACCTTCAACCTCTTCACATCTGAGTCAGACGCCGATGTAGGCACCACCTTCCGCAAGGGCCAGTTTAAGAAAGTGGCCACCATAGCACCCGACGAGATCACCAGCAAAAATGAACTGCGCATCAACACTGAGACACGAGTGGTGGAGAACCTGTCTCGAAAAGGCTTCTATTTGGCTTTTCAAGACAACGGAGCCTGCGTCGCGCTTCTGTCCACCAGGGTCTACTACAAAACTTGCCCAGCCACAGTGAAAAGCCTTGCGTCATTCCCCGAGACTGTGGCCGGAGGTGAGAACCAGGCGCTGAGGGAAGTGAGCGGGGTGTGCGTGGATAACGCCGTCAGCGAGGAGTTGCCCCGCATCTACTGCACTGTGGATGGGGAGTGGGTGGTACCAGTTGGACAGTGCCAGTGCAAACCAGGTTATGAAGAAGTCAAAGATGCATGTCAAG AATGTCAGCCTGGCTTCTTCAAAGCTGTAGCATCCGGTGACAAGTGTGAGCCATGTCCTGCCAACACCCAAAGGCTTGGCTCTGGTGCTTTGTTTTGTCCCTGCATGGATGGCTTCTACCGGGCCCCAACTGACCCATCTACTGGACCCTGCTCAG GCCTCCCCTCTGCCCCACGAGACCTCGTCGCCACCACCACCCAGCTCTCTGCAGGAAAACTCCTCCTCACCTGGAGCCCGCCTGAAGACACCGGAGGTCGAATCGACATCACCTACAGCATTGAATGCCATCGCTGCGAGGGCTTTGTGTGCCAGCCCTGCGGAGAAAAAATCCGCTACGAGCCGGCCAGCATGGGTCTGACCGACACAAAGGTTTCAGTGAGCGAATTGGATGCTCACCTCAACTACACCTTCGTTGTGGCGGCTCACAATGGCGTGTCAATGTTTGCTAGTCAGGCAACACCACGGGCTTATAGACCCCCATCCACCAGCGCTCTAACTACATCACTACACTACACAG ACCCCCCCAAGATAACCACGATGCGACTGGTTGAGAGGACCTCCACCAGCTTGTCCCTTTCCTGGGACGTATCCCCCAGACTACGGGTGCCTCAAACACAAGTCTGGCCCATCCGTTATGAACTTACTTTCCGCAAGAAG GATGATAACCTGGATGTGACTACCTACATTGTGCTGAAACTGGAAAAGAATTTTGTGCAGATCAGCGATCTGTCCCCGGGTACGGCCTACCTGTTCAGGGTGCAGGCCCTCAGCAGCGATGGCAGCCCTGGAGGCTCCAGCATAGAGGAACAGTTTGAGACCTCGTCTGAAG GACGCCTTACTCAAAACAACCCGGCAGTCATTTTCGGCGCAGCAATCGGAGGAGCGGCCATGTTGTTTGTAGTGGTCGTGATCCTGTTCCTATACAGACG GAAAAGGAACTCTAACTCCAGGCAAGGACCAGAGGACACCTACTTTTCCAGCTCAG agCAATTGAAACCTCTGAAAACCTACGTGGATCCACACACATACGAGGACCCCAATGTAGCTGTCCTGAAGTTTGCCACTGAAATCCACCCAAGCAACGTAACCAAACAAAAAGTCATTGGAGCTG GGGAGTTTGGTGAGGTGTACCGTGGCATTTTGAAGGTGCCGTCAAGGAAAGAGTTGGTAGTTGCTATCAAGACGCTGAAGCCAGGCTACACGGAGAAGCAGAGACAGGACTTTCTAAGCGAGGCCTCCATCATGGGCCAATTTTCCCACCAGAACATTATTCGCTTGGAGGGGGTGGTCACCAAATGTAAGGATTTCTGTgagttttgttactttttttatttttattttttattattcacaaattttttaaaggtttttgggCCAGTTCAGGGACAAAATATGTtctattgtgtgtatgtgtgtgtgtgtgtagtcaaaCATGCCATGATCGTGACTGAATACATGGAGAACGGAGCACTGGACAGGTATCTTAAG GACCACGATGGCGAGTTTCCTTCCTTCCAGCTGGTAGGCATGCTGCGCGGCATCGCTGCAGGCATGAAGTACCTCTCTGACATGAGCTACGTCCACCGTGACCTAGCTGCCCGCAACATCCTGGTCAACAACACCCTGGAGTGTAAAGTGTCAGACTTCGGCCTGTCCCGGGTGCTGGAGGACGATCCTGAGGGGACATACACCACAAGT GGAGGTAAGATCCCTATTCGCTGGACGGCTCCTGAGGCAATAGCATACAGAAAGTTCACCTCAGCCAGCGATGTGTGGAGTTTTGGCATAGTCATGTGGGAGGTCATGGCCTTTGGCGAAAGGCCTTACTGGGATATGAGTAACCATGAG GTGATGAAAGCTATCAACGAGGCTTTTAGGCTGCCTGCGCCGATGGACTGTCCGTCAACTGTTTATCAGTTGATGCTGCAGTGCTGGCTCCAGGATCGCTCTAAGAGGCCGCGCTTTGGAGACATTGTCAACCTGCTGGACAAGCTGCTGCGGAGCCCAGACTCCCTGAAGACCATCGCAGACTTCGACCCACG CATATCCATCCGCCTTCCAAGCACTAGCGGCTCGGACGGTTCCCCCTTCAGGTCGGTGTCTGAGTGGCTGGAGTCCATCAAGATGAGTCAGTACAGTGAGAACTTCACCTGCGCTGGGGTCGTCACCATGGACCAAGTCTTGCAGATGAAGAATGA GGATATTAAGAACATTGGGGTGAGGCTGCCTGGCCATTTGAAAAGAATTGCCTACAGCATCTTGGGTTTAAAGGACCagaccagcaccctgagtgtCTTTGCAGTGTGA
- the epha2b gene encoding ephrin type-A receptor 2 isoform X3 yields the protein MSCRAALTSQSPSQAQERSARGRKVCQMDIFTGVRPLLFSYVLINGIFITLQTKEEVLLDMRATGGELGWLTLPLDQGEKPGWEVTQRTLNGSQFYTYSVCNVGEREQDNWLRTTFIQRRPAASRVFVELQFIVRDCNSFDAISLTCKETFNLFTSESDADVGTTFRKGQFKKVATIAPDEITSKNELRINTETRVVENLSRKGFYLAFQDNGACVALLSTRVYYKTCPATVKSLASFPETVAGGENQALREVSGVCVDNAVSEELPRIYCTVDGEWVVPVGQCQCKPGYEEVKDACQECQPGFFKAVASGDKCEPCPANTQRLGSGALFCPCMDGFYRAPTDPSTGPCSGLPSAPRDLVATTTQLSAGKLLLTWSPPEDTGGRIDITYSIECHRCEGFVCQPCGEKIRYEPASMGLTDTKVSVSELDAHLNYTFVVAAHNGVSMFASQATPRAYRPPSTSALTTSLHYTDPPKITTMRLVERTSTSLSLSWDVSPRLRVPQTQVWPIRYELTFRKKDDNLDVTTYIVLKLEKNFVQISDLSPGTAYLFRVQALSSDGSPGGSSIEEQFETSSEGRLTQNNPAVIFGAAIGGAAMLFVVVVILFLYRRKRNSNSRQGPEDTYFSSSEQLKPLKTYVDPHTYEDPNVAVLKFATEIHPSNVTKQKVIGAGEFGEVYRGILKVPSRKELVVAIKTLKPGYTEKQRQDFLSEASIMGQFSHQNIIRLEGVVTKFKHAMIVTEYMENGALDRYLKDHDGEFPSFQLVGMLRGIAAGMKYLSDMSYVHRDLAARNILVNNTLECKVSDFGLSRVLEDDPEGTYTTSGGKIPIRWTAPEAIAYRKFTSASDVWSFGIVMWEVMAFGERPYWDMSNHEVMKAINEAFRLPAPMDCPSTVYQLMLQCWLQDRSKRPRFGDIVNLLDKLLRSPDSLKTIADFDPRISIRLPSTSGSDGSPFRSVSEWLESIKMSQYSENFTCAGVVTMDQVLQMKNEDIKNIGVRLPGHLKRIAYSILGLKDQTSTLSVFAV from the exons ATGAGCTGCAGAGCAGCGCTCACCTCTCAGAGTCCCAGCCAAGCCCAGGAGCGGAGCGCGAGAGGAAGAAAAGTTTGCCAAATGGATATCTTTACTGGAGTCAGacctttattattttcatatgtACTCATTAACGGCATATTCATTACTTTACAGACTAAAGAag AGGTGCTTTTGGACATGAGGGCAACAGGAGGTGAACTGGGCTGGTTGACATTGCCCTTAGATCAGGGTGAAAAACCTGGG TGGGAGGTCACCCAGAGGACCCTGAACGGCTCCCAGTTTTATACCTACTCGGTCTGCAATGTTGGGGAACGTGAGCAGGACAACTGGCTGCGCACCACTTTCATTCAGCGGCGTCCAGCGGCTTCGCGAGTTTTTGTTGAACTCCAGTTCATCGTACGCGATTGCAACTCTTTTGATGCCATTTCGCTGACCTGCAAAGAAACCTTCAACCTCTTCACATCTGAGTCAGACGCCGATGTAGGCACCACCTTCCGCAAGGGCCAGTTTAAGAAAGTGGCCACCATAGCACCCGACGAGATCACCAGCAAAAATGAACTGCGCATCAACACTGAGACACGAGTGGTGGAGAACCTGTCTCGAAAAGGCTTCTATTTGGCTTTTCAAGACAACGGAGCCTGCGTCGCGCTTCTGTCCACCAGGGTCTACTACAAAACTTGCCCAGCCACAGTGAAAAGCCTTGCGTCATTCCCCGAGACTGTGGCCGGAGGTGAGAACCAGGCGCTGAGGGAAGTGAGCGGGGTGTGCGTGGATAACGCCGTCAGCGAGGAGTTGCCCCGCATCTACTGCACTGTGGATGGGGAGTGGGTGGTACCAGTTGGACAGTGCCAGTGCAAACCAGGTTATGAAGAAGTCAAAGATGCATGTCAAG AATGTCAGCCTGGCTTCTTCAAAGCTGTAGCATCCGGTGACAAGTGTGAGCCATGTCCTGCCAACACCCAAAGGCTTGGCTCTGGTGCTTTGTTTTGTCCCTGCATGGATGGCTTCTACCGGGCCCCAACTGACCCATCTACTGGACCCTGCTCAG GCCTCCCCTCTGCCCCACGAGACCTCGTCGCCACCACCACCCAGCTCTCTGCAGGAAAACTCCTCCTCACCTGGAGCCCGCCTGAAGACACCGGAGGTCGAATCGACATCACCTACAGCATTGAATGCCATCGCTGCGAGGGCTTTGTGTGCCAGCCCTGCGGAGAAAAAATCCGCTACGAGCCGGCCAGCATGGGTCTGACCGACACAAAGGTTTCAGTGAGCGAATTGGATGCTCACCTCAACTACACCTTCGTTGTGGCGGCTCACAATGGCGTGTCAATGTTTGCTAGTCAGGCAACACCACGGGCTTATAGACCCCCATCCACCAGCGCTCTAACTACATCACTACACTACACAG ACCCCCCCAAGATAACCACGATGCGACTGGTTGAGAGGACCTCCACCAGCTTGTCCCTTTCCTGGGACGTATCCCCCAGACTACGGGTGCCTCAAACACAAGTCTGGCCCATCCGTTATGAACTTACTTTCCGCAAGAAG GATGATAACCTGGATGTGACTACCTACATTGTGCTGAAACTGGAAAAGAATTTTGTGCAGATCAGCGATCTGTCCCCGGGTACGGCCTACCTGTTCAGGGTGCAGGCCCTCAGCAGCGATGGCAGCCCTGGAGGCTCCAGCATAGAGGAACAGTTTGAGACCTCGTCTGAAG GACGCCTTACTCAAAACAACCCGGCAGTCATTTTCGGCGCAGCAATCGGAGGAGCGGCCATGTTGTTTGTAGTGGTCGTGATCCTGTTCCTATACAGACG GAAAAGGAACTCTAACTCCAGGCAAGGACCAGAGGACACCTACTTTTCCAGCTCAG agCAATTGAAACCTCTGAAAACCTACGTGGATCCACACACATACGAGGACCCCAATGTAGCTGTCCTGAAGTTTGCCACTGAAATCCACCCAAGCAACGTAACCAAACAAAAAGTCATTGGAGCTG GGGAGTTTGGTGAGGTGTACCGTGGCATTTTGAAGGTGCCGTCAAGGAAAGAGTTGGTAGTTGCTATCAAGACGCTGAAGCCAGGCTACACGGAGAAGCAGAGACAGGACTTTCTAAGCGAGGCCTCCATCATGGGCCAATTTTCCCACCAGAACATTATTCGCTTGGAGGGGGTGGTCACCAAAT tcaaaCATGCCATGATCGTGACTGAATACATGGAGAACGGAGCACTGGACAGGTATCTTAAG GACCACGATGGCGAGTTTCCTTCCTTCCAGCTGGTAGGCATGCTGCGCGGCATCGCTGCAGGCATGAAGTACCTCTCTGACATGAGCTACGTCCACCGTGACCTAGCTGCCCGCAACATCCTGGTCAACAACACCCTGGAGTGTAAAGTGTCAGACTTCGGCCTGTCCCGGGTGCTGGAGGACGATCCTGAGGGGACATACACCACAAGT GGAGGTAAGATCCCTATTCGCTGGACGGCTCCTGAGGCAATAGCATACAGAAAGTTCACCTCAGCCAGCGATGTGTGGAGTTTTGGCATAGTCATGTGGGAGGTCATGGCCTTTGGCGAAAGGCCTTACTGGGATATGAGTAACCATGAG GTGATGAAAGCTATCAACGAGGCTTTTAGGCTGCCTGCGCCGATGGACTGTCCGTCAACTGTTTATCAGTTGATGCTGCAGTGCTGGCTCCAGGATCGCTCTAAGAGGCCGCGCTTTGGAGACATTGTCAACCTGCTGGACAAGCTGCTGCGGAGCCCAGACTCCCTGAAGACCATCGCAGACTTCGACCCACG CATATCCATCCGCCTTCCAAGCACTAGCGGCTCGGACGGTTCCCCCTTCAGGTCGGTGTCTGAGTGGCTGGAGTCCATCAAGATGAGTCAGTACAGTGAGAACTTCACCTGCGCTGGGGTCGTCACCATGGACCAAGTCTTGCAGATGAAGAATGA GGATATTAAGAACATTGGGGTGAGGCTGCCTGGCCATTTGAAAAGAATTGCCTACAGCATCTTGGGTTTAAAGGACCagaccagcaccctgagtgtCTTTGCAGTGTGA